Within Micromonospora parathelypteridis, the genomic segment GTGGCCCAGCAGGCGGTGCTGCGTCCGCTGGGGCCGCAGGTCGGGACCCTCTCGGTCGCGGGTCGCTACATCTCCTCCACCGCCAGGGCCGAGATCGGCGGTGACCTGTACGAGGCGATCGACACGCCCTACGGCGTGCGCATGATCATCGGCGATGTGCGCGGCAAGGGCCTGGACGCGGTCCGGCTGGCGAGCATCGTCCTCGGTTCCTACCGGCACGTGGCGTACGAGCGGGCCGACCTGCGTGCCGTCGTGGCCGACCTGGACCGTGCGGTGGCCCGAAACGTCGGTGACGAGGACTTCGTGACCGCGGCGCTGGTAGAGGAGCGCGGTGGCACGCTCACGATCGTCAACTGCGGCCACCCGCCACCGCTGCTGCTGCGCCGGGGCGCGGTGATCTCGCTGGAGCCGCCAGCACCGGCACCTCCGCTCGGATTCATGCCGGTGGTCCGCCCCCGGGTGGAACGTCTGGAGCCCGGGGACCGGCTGCTGCTGTTCACCGACGGCCTCGGCGAGGCGCGGCGGGACGGCGAGTTCTTCCCCACCGCCGACCGCGCCTGGCGACTGCTCGGCCACGGCACGGTCGCCGACGGGCTGGCCTCGCTGGAGACCGCCCTGATCGAGTGGGTCCACGGGCGGCTCGACGACGACATCGCCCTGGTCCTCATGGAGTACGTCGGTGCCCGTACCGGAGCGGCGGCGGCCGTCCCGAGTTGGGAAGTCGGCGCCGCCGAGAGTTGATCCGCGCTTTGTTACGAGCGTGTGTGTAATCGCCGTCACTTGGGTGATCCGCTTGTCGCTGCCTACCCGCGAGTAATACAGTCGGAGTTACTGATCGGTAACACCTGTCCGGAAGCGGGGCCAGTGAGCATGACCCACTACAAGAGCAACCTCCGGGATCTCGAGTTCAATCTGTTCGAGGTCTTCGGGGCGGACCGGGCGTTCGGCCAGGAGCCGTACTCGGATCTCGACACCGACACCGCCCGCAGCTTCCTTGCTGAGGTCGACCGTCTTGCCCGCGAGGACCTGGCCGCCAGCTACACGGACAGTGACCGCAACCCGCCGGTCTTCGACCCGGCCACGCACACCGCGCCGCTGCCGGAGTCGTTCAAGAAGTCCTACCAGGCATTCATGGACTCCGAGTTCTGGCGACTGGACCTGCCGCCGGCGCTGGGTGGCACCACCGCGCCCCGCGCGCTCTGGTGGGCACTCGCCGAGATGGTGCTCGGCTCGAACGCCCCGATCTGGATGTACGCCTCCGGCCCGTCCTTCGCGCACGTCCTGCACGTCGAGGGCACCGAGCGGCAGAAGAACTGGGCCAAGCTCTTCATCGACAAGCAGTGGGGCTCCACGATGGTGCTGACCGAGCCGGACGCCGGCTCGGACGTGGGCGCCGGCCGGACCCGGGCGATTCAGCAGCCGGACGGTTCCTGGCACATCGAGGGCGTGAAGCGCTTCATCACCTCGGGCGAGCACGACCTCACCGACAACATCGTGCACTACGTGCTGGCCCGCCCGGTGGGCGTGGAGGGCGTCGGTGGCCCCGGCACCAAGGGCCTGTCGCTGTTCGTGGTGCCGAAGTTCCACTTCGACGAGACCACCGGCGAGTTGGGCGAGCGCAACGGCGTCTACGCCACCAACGTCGAGCACAAGATGGGCCTGAAGGTCTCCAACACCTGCGAGCTGACCTTCGGTGAGCACGGCGTGCCGGCCAAGGGTTGGCTGCTCGGCGACAAGCACGACGGCATCCGGCAGATGTTCATGATCATCGAGTACGCCCGGATGATGGTCGGCACCAAGGCGATCGCCACCCTCTCCACCGGCTACCTCAACGCCCTTGAGTACGCGAAGAACCGGGTGCAGGGCGCCGACCTGATCCAGCAGGCGGACAAGACCGCTCCGCGGGTCACCATCACCCACCACCCGGACGTGCGGCGCTCGCTGCTGCTGCAGAAGTCGTACGCCGAGGGTCTTCGTGCCCTGGTCCTCTACACCGCCACCTGGCAGGACAAGATCGCCATCGCCGAGGCGGCCGGCGACGAGAAGGCCACCGAGCTGGCCAAGCGGGTCAACGACCTGCTGCTGCCGCTGGTCAAGGGCGTCGGCTCGGAGCGGGCGTACGAGATGCTCGGGCACGAGGCCCTGCAGACCTTCGGTGGCTCCGGGTTCCTGCAGGACTACCCGCTGGAGCAGTACGTCCGGGACGCCAAGATCGACACCCTGTACGAGGGCACCACCGCCATCCAGAGCCTGGACCTGATCTTCCGCAAGATCGTCCGGGACAACGGCAGGGCCCTGATGGCCGTTGCCGGTGAGATCCAGGAGTTCATCTCCTCCGAGGCGGGCAACGGCCAGCTCAAGGAGGAGCGGCAGGCGCTCGGCAAGGCGCTGGCCGAGATCCAGAACATCCTCGGTGTGCTGACCGGCTGGCTGGGCGAGGCCCAGAGTGGCGACACCCGCGCGCTCTACAAGGTCGGGCTGGGCAGCCGGCGGTTCCTGCTGGCGATCGGCGACCTGGTTGTCGGCTGGCTGCTCCAGCGGCAGGCAGACGTGGCGCTGAAGGCGCTGGCCGGCGAGGTCTCCGCCAGCGACAAGGCGTTCTACACCGGCAAGGTGGCCGCTGCCCGCTTCTTCGCCCGCGAGGTGCTGCCCCGCATCGGCGCCGACCGGCGGATCATCGAGGGTGCCGACGTCGACATCATGGATCTCCCGGAGGAAGCCTTTTGACCGTGCCACGGCACGCCTGACGGTTCCGGGCCTCACCACCGGAGCAACGACGGCCGGCGAGGGCGACCTGCCCCGCCGGCCGTCACCGTGTCCGGCTGAGCACGGTCAGCCCGCTGTCGGGCCGCGCGGGGGTGGGCACGTATTGGGCGAGCCCGGCCGGGTATGCCGGTGGCGTGGCGGGTAACCGTCGCGTGACCTCGAAAGGGAACGCCCAGAGCCACCGCACGGGGGAGTGCAGCGCATATGGGTGTAGGAAGCGGCATTTTTCTCATCGCGATCGGCGCGATCCTGACCTTCGCACTGAGAGCCAACGTCTGGTGGATCGACGTGCGGGCGGTCGGCTGGGTGTTCATCCTGGCCGGGCTGGCCGTACTGCTGACCACGGTCTGGTTCTGGCAGGACCGGCGCAAGCGGGCCCGGACCCTCATCGTCGAGGAGAACCGGCTCTCTCATCCGACGGCGATGATGCCGCCACCGCCAGACCCGCCACCACCGACCGCACCGCCGTCCTGAGCCCCGCACGGGCTCGGTGCCTACCCCTGAGCCACCCGTCGACGATCGGCGGGTGGCTCAGACGCGTGCGGCGTGCCGTGCCGTGATCGGCGCTCCCGACCGACCCAGCTCCGCCCAGCCGAGCGGGCCACGGTGCACCGCGAGTTCGGCGGTACGCAAACCCTCCTCGTCCGCCCCCTCCGGGTCGAGGAGGGCGGAGAGCAGCGAGATGCCCGGATTGTGCGCGATCAGCAGCGCCGTGCGGGCCGCCGGGTCGACCGTGCGGACCAGTGCCAGCAACTCCTCGGGGTGGGCGTCGTACGCGCCGGGCTCGTAACGCACCATCGGGCGAGGACCGGCCGGGCCACCCTCCGGCGGTGAACCGGTCATCCCCATCGCCACCTGATGCCAGGTCTGCCGGGTACGTCTGGCCGTCGAACAGATCACCACGTCGGGTAGCAACCCGTGTTGCGCCAGCCAGGCACCAGCCGCTGCCGCGTCGGCGTTCCCGCGTGCGCTGAGCGGCCGCTCGGCATCGTCCGCCGCGTCGCTGCCCTGCTCCGCCTTCGCGTGCCGCAGCAACACCAGTGTCCGTGTCTCGAGGTCGGCGTCCGTCATGTCCTCAGCTTGCCCGATTGGCGATCTCCGTGCCGGGGTAAGTCGATGGATGCCGCACCCCTACCGACGGCCGCGGCGCGTCGTACGCCAGGTTAGAGCCGAGGAGCGAGACATGGGCATTGGTGGCAGCATCTTCTTGATCGCGTTGGGCGCGATCCTCGCATTCGCCGTAGAGGCCGACCTGGGCTGGCTGGACCTGTCCGTGGTCGGCTGGGTGCTGATGCTGGCCGGCGTCGCCGGTCTGGTCGCCACCCTCTACTTCTGGAACAGCCGCCGCCGCACGGTGGTCGCCGCGCCGGTCCGGGAGGAGCGCGTGGTGGCTGACCGCGTGGTGCCGGTCCAGGACGACCAGGTCATGCGGGAGTACCGCGAGGTGCGTCGGCCGGGCCCGCCGGTCTGATCCTCGCGCACAGACTCCGGGGTCCCGCAGCGTCGCGGGGCCCCGGCTCGCATTCACCCCGCGAAACGCGACGCACCGGTGCCACCGACGCTGGGCTCAGGCGAACAGCGCGAAGTAGATCGCGATGTGATGGCAGAGCGCCGCCAGCAACGTGCAGGCGTGGAAGAACTCGTGGTGACCGAAGATGGTCGGCCACGGGTTGGGTCGGCGCAACGCGTAGAAGACCGCGCCGACGCTGTACATCGCCCCACCGGCGATCAGCAGCACCAGTGCCGCGACGCCGCCCCCGTGCAGGATCTGCGGCAGCATGGCCACCGCGACCCAGCCCAGCGCCAGGTAGAGCGGCGCGGACACCCAGCGCGGCGCATGCGGCCACACCACCTTGATCGCCACGCCGGCCAGAGCGCCGCCCCAGACCAGGGCCAGCATCACCGTGGCCGGCCGGGGCGCGAGCAGCATCGTGCAGAGCGGCGTGTACGTCCCGGCGATGAACACGAAGATCATCGAGTGGTCCATCCGGCGCATCACCTGGTAGCCGCGCTCTGACCACACCCGACGGTGGTAGAGCGCGCTCGTGCCGAAGAGGCCACACACCGTCAGGCTGTAGATGAGACAGCTGACCAGAGGTGCCCAACCCGGCCGGCTGGCGGCGATCGAGCAGAGCACGATGCCGCAGACCAGGGCGACAAAGAATGCGTACGTGTGTAGCCAGCCGCGCATCCGGGGCTTACCGATGTCGACCGGCTTCAGGCGAAGCGGGGCGGAGGTGCTCACCCCGTCAGGCTACGGCACCGTAGGTTACCTGGAAGTAGTGGCGTTGGTGACACCTGGCACCGTCATCGTGAACGCCAGATCGGCGCGACATCGGCGAGGATGAGCGGATGCGGATCCGACCCGTCGGGGCGCACGCCCTGCTTCTCGACTGCACCGCCCCCACCGACGTTCCCGAAGCCGCGCTGGTCGAAGCGTGGCGAGCCGAGCTGTGGCGGCGTCGCGAGCAGGGCGAGTTGATCGCCGTCGAGGTCGTGCCGGCAGCCAGCACCGTCCTGCTCGACGGCCTGCCCGACCCGCTCGCCACAGCGGAGCAGCTGACCCGATGGGCGTCGGTGGTCCAAGACGCCGCCACCGCCCGCCGCAGCGACGGAGAGCACGGCGACGGCGAGCACGGCGACGGCACGGAGGTGGTCGTTCCGGTCGAGTTCGATGGGCCGGACCTGCCGGCGGTGGCCGAACACTGGGGCGTGGCCGTGCCAGCCGTGCTGCGTCGGCTGACCAGCACGCGGTTCCGGGTGGCGTTCTGCGGCTTCGCCCCCGGGTTCCCCTACCTGACCGGGCTGCCGGCCGAGTTGGCGCTGCCCCGGCTGGCCACCCCTCGTCCCCGGGTGCCGGCCGGCTCGGTCGCCCTGGCCGGCCCGTACGCCGGCATCTACCCGGGCCCGTCCCCCGGCGGTTGGCTGCTGGTCGGCCGGACCGACCTGGTCCTCTTCGACGTCGACGTCGACCCGCCGTCCCGACTCGGTCCCGGCACCTCGGTCCGGATGGCGGCGGCGTGACCCACTCGGCCACTGTCGAGGTGCTCCGCGCCGGCGCGCTCACCACCGTGCAGGACCTGGGCCGGCCCGGCTTGGCGCACCTGGGCGTACCCCGGTCCGGTGCCCTCGACCCGGCGGCTCTGCGGCTGGCCAACCGGCTGGTCGGCAATCCGGAGCACGCCGCCGGCCTGGAGATCACCCTGTCCGGCTGCACACTGCGGCTGACCAGGGCGACCACGGTGGCGGTCACCGGTGCCGAGGTGACGGTCCATGCCGGCGTCCGCCCCGGCGACACCGGACGCCCGCTCAGCGTGCCGGCCGGGACGGTTCTGCGGATCGGCCCCGCCCGACGGGGCGTACGGAGTTGGCTGGCAGTGGCCGGTGGCATCGACGTGCCGGCGGTGCTCGGCAGTCGGGCCACCGACACCCTGTCCGGCCTCGGCCCGCCTCCGCTGCGCGACGGCGATCGGCTACCGCTCGGTGCGCCGCTCGGCACACCCGCGCCAGTGGACCTGACGGTCAGCCCTGCGCCTACGCCGGAGCTGCACCTGATGCTGCGCCCCGGCCCTCGCGACGACTGGTTCACGCCGACCGCGCTCGACCGGCTGTTCGGCACCGCGTACACCGTCAGCCCGGTGAGCAACCGGGTCGGCGCGCGGCTCGCCGGCGCGACGCTGCCCCGTGCGGTGGCCGGCGAACTTCCCAGCGAGGGCATCGTGCTCGGCGCGGTGCAGGTGCCTGCGGACGGACAACCCCTGATCTTCCTCGCCGACCATCCGACCACCGGCGGATACCCCGTCATCGGGGTGGTCACCGACGTGACCCCGCTCGCGCAGGCCCGGCCAGGGACTACCGTCAGATTCCATGGACCTCAACGCTGACCTGGGCGAGGGATTCGGCATCTGGCGGCTCGGCGACGACGAGGCGCTGCTGGGCCTCGTCACCTCCGCCAACGTCGCCTGCGGCTTCCACGGCGGTGACCCGTCCACGATGCGACGGGTCTGCGAGGGCGCCGCGCGGCGCGGGGTCGCCGTGGGCGCGCAGGTCGGCTACCGGGACCTGGCCGGCTTCGGTCGGCGGCGCATCGCGTACGACTTCGCCGAACTACGCGACGAGGTGACCTACCAGTTGGGGGCCCTGAACGCGTTCTGCCGGCTGTTCGGCACCCGGGTCCGCTACCTCAAGCCGCACGGCGCGCTCTACCACGCGGCCAGCACCGACGAATCCCAGGCGGCGGCCGTGGTCGCCGCAGTTACCGGCTACGACCCCGAGCTGCCCATACTCTGTCTGCCTGGCTCGACCCTCGCCCAGCTCGCCGTCGGCGCGGGCCTGCCGGTCGTCGCCGAGGCCTTCGCCGATCGTGCCTACCTGCCCAATGGGGCGCTGGTGCCGCGCGGCACCCCCGGAGCGGTGATCACCGATCCGGAGCAGGTGGCCGAACGGGCGGGGCGGATGGCCACCGAACGAGTCGTGGTGGCGGTGGACGGCACCGTCATCCCCTGCTCGGTCGACTCGATCTGCGTGCACGGCGACACCCCCAGCGCGGTCTCCGCCGCCGAGCTCGTCCGCGCGACCCTGATCGACGCCGACATCCCCCTGGCCCCGTTCGCGTGACCCCAGGGGCCCTCGCGGGCCCCTGGGGCGACAGTCAGGCGTCCAGGCCGCGGAGGACCAGCGGGAGACGAGTCACGGCACCGTCGACCACCCGCACCGGTACGCCCCAGTCCTGCCGGGTCAGATGGCACGCCGCGTGCTCGACGTCCGCGTCGCAGGTCGCCGCCTGGGCGGTCACCTGCAGCACCCCAGCGGTGACCTCGCCGTTGAGCACCAGCCGGCGGGACAGCTCGGTGCCCGTGCCGGCACCATCCACCAGCAGCTCCGGCGGAGACGCGGAGACCACCAAGCGGGTCGACGGCCCGTACGTCTCGTCCAGCTTCTGCCCCGGCGCGGGGGTGAAGACGATGTCCAGGGTGACCTCACCGGCCGCGACGTCGGTCGGCTTGCGCTCGGTGCGGTGCCGGGGGCCGTCCACAGTGCTGGCACCCGCCGCCGACAGGGCACCCGGGGCGAGCCGGGTCAACCGGTGGGCGGCGGACTCCACCACCAGCACCTCACCGGCCGGGGTGACCACCAGGTCGCTCGGCTCCGCCAACCCGTCGGCGACGGTGGAGACCTGGTTGCTGGCCGGGTCGAAGCGGCGCACCGCGCCGTTGTAGGTGTCCGCGATCAGCACCGAGCCGTCCGGAAGCGCGCACACGCCCAACGGGTGCTGCAGCAGCGCCGACTCCGCCGGACCGTCCACGTGCCCGAAGTCGAACAGGCCCTGCCCCACGGCGGTGCCCAGTACGCCGTTCTCGACGAACCGGATGGCGCTGGTCTCGCTGTCGGCGATCCAGAGCCGGGTGCCGTCGGCGGAGACGGAGAGCCCCGACGGCTGCGCCATCCACGCCTCGGCCAGCGGGCCGTCCCGCAGCGCCTCGACCGTGGTGCCGGCGTACATGCCGGCGGTCCGCTTGATCGGGTCGAACCACCAGAGCTGGTGGATGCCGGCCATCGCGATGATCAGCTTGTCGTCGTACCAGGCCAGGTCCCACGGGGAGGAGAGATCCACCGCGAGCGCGTCGTGCGCGTGGTCGTCGACCTCGGCGCGCCACTGCCGACCGCTGCCGGCCACGGTGACCACCTCGCCGGACTCCAGCCGTACGCCGCGCAGCAGGTGGTTGACCGTGTCGGCCACCACCAGGTCGTAACCGGCGACCTCGGCGACATGGGTGGGCAGCAGGCACACCCCCTGCGGCTCGGAGAACGTCGCGGCACCGCCCGGCCCGTCGGCCCGGCCCCGCTCGCCCGAGCCGATCCGGCGCACCGGAGTCTCGCCGTCCGCTGCCACCTCGACCAGGGAGTGCCGGGCCGAGTCCGAGACCAGCAGGTTGCCGCTCGGCAGCAGCACCGCCTTACCCGGGAAACGCAGCGCGGTCTCCGGCGCCGGCGGCGGGACGTACGGGCCGTCACCCCGGTGCAGGGTGCCCTTGGCCTCATGGGTGACGATCAGCTCGTCGATCAACCGGGCCAACCCCTCGGCATGGCCCTCGCCGGCCATGGTGGCCACCACGTAACCCTCGGGGTCGATCACCGACAGAGTCGGCCAGGCCCGGGCCGCGTACTGCTGCCACATGTCCATCTCAGGATCGTCGAGCACGGGGTGGTGCACCCCGTAGCGCTCGACGGCGGCGGCGAGAGCGTCGGCGTCCTTCTCGTGCTCGAACTTCGGCGAATGCACACCGATCACGACGAGCACGTCGCCGTACTTCTCCTCCAGCGGGCGCAACTCGTCGAGCACGTGGAGGCAGTTGATGCAGCAGAATGTCCAAAAATCCGCCACGACGATCTTGCCACGAAGATCCTGCAAGGTCAGATTCTTGCCACCCGTGTTGAGCCACTGCCGGCCGTGTAGCTC encodes:
- a CDS encoding PP2C family protein-serine/threonine phosphatase codes for the protein MSLVSTRLLQSGRRPLSPGSRAGLGAALVLLAIVSAAEAADGLLAHYVALLAAVPFLAAAVASWPVVLGVGVAATLTGAGFALIEPKMSLVTSVNVVAVALATGLAVAVASVRQRQAEQIVELTKLASVAQQAVLRPLGPQVGTLSVAGRYISSTARAEIGGDLYEAIDTPYGVRMIIGDVRGKGLDAVRLASIVLGSYRHVAYERADLRAVVADLDRAVARNVGDEDFVTAALVEERGGTLTIVNCGHPPPLLLRRGAVISLEPPAPAPPLGFMPVVRPRVERLEPGDRLLLFTDGLGEARRDGEFFPTADRAWRLLGHGTVADGLASLETALIEWVHGRLDDDIALVLMEYVGARTGAAAAVPSWEVGAAES
- a CDS encoding acyl-CoA dehydrogenase, whose protein sequence is MTHYKSNLRDLEFNLFEVFGADRAFGQEPYSDLDTDTARSFLAEVDRLAREDLAASYTDSDRNPPVFDPATHTAPLPESFKKSYQAFMDSEFWRLDLPPALGGTTAPRALWWALAEMVLGSNAPIWMYASGPSFAHVLHVEGTERQKNWAKLFIDKQWGSTMVLTEPDAGSDVGAGRTRAIQQPDGSWHIEGVKRFITSGEHDLTDNIVHYVLARPVGVEGVGGPGTKGLSLFVVPKFHFDETTGELGERNGVYATNVEHKMGLKVSNTCELTFGEHGVPAKGWLLGDKHDGIRQMFMIIEYARMMVGTKAIATLSTGYLNALEYAKNRVQGADLIQQADKTAPRVTITHHPDVRRSLLLQKSYAEGLRALVLYTATWQDKIAIAEAAGDEKATELAKRVNDLLLPLVKGVGSERAYEMLGHEALQTFGGSGFLQDYPLEQYVRDAKIDTLYEGTTAIQSLDLIFRKIVRDNGRALMAVAGEIQEFISSEAGNGQLKEERQALGKALAEIQNILGVLTGWLGEAQSGDTRALYKVGLGSRRFLLAIGDLVVGWLLQRQADVALKALAGEVSASDKAFYTGKVAAARFFAREVLPRIGADRRIIEGADVDIMDLPEEAF
- a CDS encoding DUF6458 family protein, with amino-acid sequence MGVGSGIFLIAIGAILTFALRANVWWIDVRAVGWVFILAGLAVLLTTVWFWQDRRKRARTLIVEENRLSHPTAMMPPPPDPPPPTAPPS
- a CDS encoding SixA phosphatase family protein encodes the protein MTDADLETRTLVLLRHAKAEQGSDAADDAERPLSARGNADAAAAGAWLAQHGLLPDVVICSTARRTRQTWHQVAMGMTGSPPEGGPAGPRPMVRYEPGAYDAHPEELLALVRTVDPAARTALLIAHNPGISLLSALLDPEGADEEGLRTAELAVHRGPLGWAELGRSGAPITARHAARV
- a CDS encoding DUF6458 family protein, producing the protein MGIGGSIFLIALGAILAFAVEADLGWLDLSVVGWVLMLAGVAGLVATLYFWNSRRRTVVAAPVREERVVADRVVPVQDDQVMREYREVRRPGPPV
- the trhA gene encoding PAQR family membrane homeostasis protein TrhA → MSTSAPLRLKPVDIGKPRMRGWLHTYAFFVALVCGIVLCSIAASRPGWAPLVSCLIYSLTVCGLFGTSALYHRRVWSERGYQVMRRMDHSMIFVFIAGTYTPLCTMLLAPRPATVMLALVWGGALAGVAIKVVWPHAPRWVSAPLYLALGWVAVAMLPQILHGGGVAALVLLIAGGAMYSVGAVFYALRRPNPWPTIFGHHEFFHACTLLAALCHHIAIYFALFA
- a CDS encoding 5-oxoprolinase subunit B family protein, producing MRIRPVGAHALLLDCTAPTDVPEAALVEAWRAELWRRREQGELIAVEVVPAASTVLLDGLPDPLATAEQLTRWASVVQDAATARRSDGEHGDGEHGDGTEVVVPVEFDGPDLPAVAEHWGVAVPAVLRRLTSTRFRVAFCGFAPGFPYLTGLPAELALPRLATPRPRVPAGSVALAGPYAGIYPGPSPGGWLLVGRTDLVLFDVDVDPPSRLGPGTSVRMAAA
- a CDS encoding 5-oxoprolinase subunit C family protein; translated protein: MAAGRPDRPGPLRRRRRPAVPTRSRHLGPDGGGVTHSATVEVLRAGALTTVQDLGRPGLAHLGVPRSGALDPAALRLANRLVGNPEHAAGLEITLSGCTLRLTRATTVAVTGAEVTVHAGVRPGDTGRPLSVPAGTVLRIGPARRGVRSWLAVAGGIDVPAVLGSRATDTLSGLGPPPLRDGDRLPLGAPLGTPAPVDLTVSPAPTPELHLMLRPGPRDDWFTPTALDRLFGTAYTVSPVSNRVGARLAGATLPRAVAGELPSEGIVLGAVQVPADGQPLIFLADHPTTGGYPVIGVVTDVTPLAQARPGTTVRFHGPQR
- a CDS encoding LamB/YcsF family protein, which encodes MDLNADLGEGFGIWRLGDDEALLGLVTSANVACGFHGGDPSTMRRVCEGAARRGVAVGAQVGYRDLAGFGRRRIAYDFAELRDEVTYQLGALNAFCRLFGTRVRYLKPHGALYHAASTDESQAAAVVAAVTGYDPELPILCLPGSTLAQLAVGAGLPVVAEAFADRAYLPNGALVPRGTPGAVITDPEQVAERAGRMATERVVVAVDGTVIPCSVDSICVHGDTPSAVSAAELVRATLIDADIPLAPFA
- a CDS encoding NHL domain-containing thioredoxin family protein; translated protein: MGTTARVRAPELHGRQWLNTGGKNLTLQDLRGKIVVADFWTFCCINCLHVLDELRPLEEKYGDVLVVIGVHSPKFEHEKDADALAAAVERYGVHHPVLDDPEMDMWQQYAARAWPTLSVIDPEGYVVATMAGEGHAEGLARLIDELIVTHEAKGTLHRGDGPYVPPPAPETALRFPGKAVLLPSGNLLVSDSARHSLVEVAADGETPVRRIGSGERGRADGPGGAATFSEPQGVCLLPTHVAEVAGYDLVVADTVNHLLRGVRLESGEVVTVAGSGRQWRAEVDDHAHDALAVDLSSPWDLAWYDDKLIIAMAGIHQLWWFDPIKRTAGMYAGTTVEALRDGPLAEAWMAQPSGLSVSADGTRLWIADSETSAIRFVENGVLGTAVGQGLFDFGHVDGPAESALLQHPLGVCALPDGSVLIADTYNGAVRRFDPASNQVSTVADGLAEPSDLVVTPAGEVLVVESAAHRLTRLAPGALSAAGASTVDGPRHRTERKPTDVAAGEVTLDIVFTPAPGQKLDETYGPSTRLVVSASPPELLVDGAGTGTELSRRLVLNGEVTAGVLQVTAQAATCDADVEHAACHLTRQDWGVPVRVVDGAVTRLPLVLRGLDA